A genomic segment from Kyrpidia tusciae DSM 2912 encodes:
- a CDS encoding transposase, with amino-acid sequence MAIIPQLELFSWEEIEPLGDLERLRLVLEHLPDEALMAHLEKSRGHGRDDYPVRAMWNSMLAGIVFQHPSIESLRRELSRNGQLRSICGLRAVPSAAAYTRFLRSLMEHGSWIESMFDELVKALSEELPEFGRRLAMDSKAIASWASRPSKEKKEDGRRDLDAAYGVKTYRGTREDGSTWEKVVRWFGYKLHLVVDAQHELPVAYTVTKGSRSDVKEGHVLLDEMEKRHPEMLKKAEVLTADRGYDDSKLLSRCWDEYGIKPVIDTRRMWKDGEQTRLLPGHTNVVYDEGGAVYCYCPETGARQQMSNGGFEKDRGTLKKVCPAKAYGITCQGREQCPVAGGVRVALAVDRRIFTPIARESYKWAKEYRYRTAVERVNSRLDVSFGFERHTIRGLRKMRIRCGLALCVMLAMALGRVREKQQERMRSLVRSVS; translated from the coding sequence ATGGCGATTATACCACAACTCGAACTGTTTTCCTGGGAAGAGATCGAGCCGCTTGGAGACCTGGAACGCCTCCGGCTGGTTCTGGAACATCTGCCGGACGAAGCGCTCATGGCGCATCTGGAGAAATCGAGAGGTCATGGACGAGATGACTACCCGGTACGGGCGATGTGGAACTCGATGTTGGCAGGAATCGTGTTTCAGCACCCGTCGATCGAGAGCTTACGTCGGGAACTGTCTCGAAACGGGCAGCTGCGGTCGATCTGTGGGTTGCGCGCAGTTCCCAGCGCAGCCGCTTACACCCGATTTCTCCGCAGCTTGATGGAGCACGGATCGTGGATCGAATCGATGTTCGACGAGCTGGTGAAGGCCCTGAGTGAGGAACTTCCGGAGTTCGGGCGTCGTTTGGCGATGGACAGTAAGGCAATCGCCTCGTGGGCGTCCCGTCCCTCGAAAGAAAAGAAGGAAGACGGACGGCGGGATCTGGATGCAGCATACGGGGTAAAAACCTATCGTGGGACCCGCGAGGACGGGAGTACATGGGAGAAAGTGGTCCGGTGGTTTGGCTACAAGCTCCACCTGGTGGTGGATGCTCAGCATGAATTGCCGGTGGCGTATACGGTGACCAAAGGGTCGCGCTCGGACGTCAAAGAAGGGCATGTCCTGCTGGATGAGATGGAGAAACGCCATCCGGAGATGTTGAAAAAGGCCGAGGTCCTGACGGCGGATCGGGGGTACGACGACTCGAAACTCCTGAGTCGCTGCTGGGATGAATATGGGATCAAGCCCGTGATCGACACGAGGCGGATGTGGAAAGACGGGGAGCAAACGCGGTTATTACCGGGACACACGAATGTGGTGTATGACGAGGGGGGAGCGGTGTACTGTTACTGTCCAGAGACAGGGGCCCGGCAACAGATGAGCAATGGTGGGTTCGAGAAAGACCGGGGGACGCTGAAAAAAGTATGTCCAGCCAAGGCGTACGGGATCACGTGTCAAGGGCGGGAACAGTGCCCCGTGGCCGGAGGGGTGCGGGTGGCGCTCGCGGTGGACCGGCGGATCTTCACGCCGATTGCCCGGGAGAGCTACAAATGGGCGAAGGAATACCGGTACAGGACTGCGGTGGAACGGGTGAACAGTCGCTTGGACGTCTCGTTTGGGTTTGAACGGCACACCATTCGAGGGCTAAGGAAGATGCGGATACGTTGCGGTTTGGCGTTGTGCGTGATGCTGGCGATGGCATTGGGG